Proteins encoded by one window of Vicia villosa cultivar HV-30 ecotype Madison, WI unplaced genomic scaffold, Vvil1.0 ctg.000334F_1_1_3, whole genome shotgun sequence:
- the LOC131626925 gene encoding uncharacterized protein LOC131626925, which translates to MAPPLKTGSRNISYTFPNPNLDSLGCLAKKITPDESTKFREKYGYILSLLKMPFTKYEQEGVHTLLQFYNPSLRCFTFPDYLLVPTLEEYSLFLGVPVKKEEVPYYGTMEAPTSIEISKALYLSKSVVEANLTKKGGCFGFRMEFLVKRGCDAAEAKEWDTFRAILALSIYGIMMFSNVPDFVDMNAIHVFILQNPVPTLLGDVYHSIHHKNSQKGGLVRFCAPLLYRWFRSHLPERGAFIDNRHTSKWAERIMGLRAKEIVWYNSALDDMEVIMSCGKFKNVPLMGLRGGINYNPVLARRTFGYAFISPPEQTEIAENIFYHVATNIGQMAEAVQAWKSICWRDKKHFG; encoded by the coding sequence aTGGCTCCACCATTGAAGACTGGTAGTCGCAACATCTCCTATACATTCCCgaatccgaatctggattctCTTGGGTGTTTAGCAAAGAAGATCACGCCAGATGAGTCGACCAAGTTCCGAGAGAAATATGGGTATATTCTGAGCCTTCTCAAAATGCCATTCACCAAGTATGAGCAAGAGGGAGTTCATACCCTGCTTCAGTTCTACAATCCTTCTCTGCGCTGTTTCACGTTCCCCGACTATCTCTTGGTTCCCACATTGGAGGAGTATTCTCTTTTCCTCGGTGTTCCGGTCAAAAAGGAAGAAGTCCCGTACTATGGCACCATGGAGGCCCCTACGTCCATTGAAATttctaaggctctttatttgagcaagtcggtCGTGGAAGCAAATCTCACCAAGAAAGGAGGATGCTTTGGTTTTCGTATGGAGTTTTTGGTTAAAAGGGGTTGCGATGCTGCTGAAGCAAAAGAATGGGACACATTTAGGGCTATCCTGGCCCTAAGTATCTATGGTATCATGATGTTCTCAAACGTGCCTgactttgttgatatgaatgccATTCACGTATTCATTCTGCAGAATCCGGTTCCTACACTTTTGGGAGACGTTTATCACTCCATCCATCACAAGAATAGTCAAAAGGGAGGTTTGGTTAGATTCTGTGCCCCGTTGTTATATCGTTGGTTCAGGTCGCATTTGCCTGAGCGTGGTGCTTTCATTGATAATAGACACACATCTAAGTGGGCTGAGAGGATTATGGGGCTGAGGGCTAAAGAAATTGTCTGGTACAATAGCGCTTTAGATGACATGGAAGTTATTATGAGTTGCGGAAAGTTCAAAAACGTACCTCTCATGGGTCTTAGGGGCGGAATCAACTATAACCCCGTCCTAGCTAGAAGAACATTTGGATATGCTTTTATCAGTCCACCTGAGCAAACAGAGATAGCTGAGAACATTTTCTATCATGTGGCCACCAACATTGGACAGATGGCAGAAGCTGTGCAAGCCTGGAAAAGTATTTGCTGGAGAGATAAGAAGCATTTTGGTTAG